From Deinococcus aerophilus, the proteins below share one genomic window:
- a CDS encoding alpha/beta fold hydrolase: MSRSIEVNGVKLVYEDGGQGTAIVTLHGGPGMGSRAGDWTAFQPLTDQYRLISYDQRGNGDSDAGEPYSHAQFVDDLEALRQKLDLGKIVVLGGSYGGFLALEYALAHPQSLHAVILRDTAASNRFQDTSMERAMSSGFPMDQARLERLFGGHVGSNDEFRESFGMIQPLYTVERDPVAEAKRLAQIPFRYETHNWAFSRNQPEYDLVDRLKEIQVPVLVTVGREDWITPLEASEELAAGLPNNEFVIFEHSGHSPHIEEQERYLKVVRSFLEQHVS, from the coding sequence ATGAGTCGCAGCATCGAGGTCAACGGCGTGAAGCTTGTTTATGAAGATGGCGGCCAAGGTACTGCCATCGTCACCCTTCACGGCGGTCCCGGCATGGGCAGCCGGGCCGGGGACTGGACGGCCTTTCAGCCACTCACAGATCAGTATCGGCTGATCAGTTACGATCAGCGCGGGAACGGCGATTCCGATGCGGGTGAGCCGTACTCACACGCGCAGTTTGTGGACGATCTGGAGGCGCTGCGCCAGAAGTTGGATCTGGGCAAGATCGTGGTGCTGGGGGGCAGTTACGGCGGCTTCCTGGCCCTGGAATACGCGTTGGCCCACCCACAGAGCCTTCATGCGGTGATCTTGCGCGACACGGCGGCCAGCAACCGGTTCCAGGACACCAGTATGGAGCGCGCCATGTCGAGTGGTTTTCCTATGGATCAGGCGCGGCTGGAACGGCTGTTTGGGGGGCACGTCGGCAGCAACGACGAGTTCCGCGAGAGCTTTGGCATGATCCAACCCCTCTACACCGTGGAGCGTGATCCTGTCGCGGAGGCCAAGCGACTCGCCCAGATACCCTTCCGCTACGAAACACACAACTGGGCGTTCAGCCGCAACCAGCCGGAGTATGACCTGGTGGACCGCCTGAAGGAAATTCAGGTGCCGGTGCTGGTGACGGTGGGCCGTGAGGACTGGATTACACCTCTTGAGGCGTCGGAAGAGTTGGCAGCAGGCCTGCCAAACAACGAATTCGTGATCTTCGAGCACAGTGGACATTCGCCCCATATAGAGGAGCAGGAGCGATACCTGAAAGTCGTCAGGAGCTTTCTTGAACAGCATGTGTCGTGA